The genomic segment CTTCGAGCGCCTCGTCAGGGGTGCTGCCGGTGATCCACGTGCCGAGCAGACCCGCGGCGAAGGCGTCGCCCGCACCGGTGGGGTCCCGCATCGGAACGCGATCGGGCCTGGCCGAGTGCACGCTGCCGTCCCGCGCGGCCCAAGTGGCGCCGTCGCCGCCCTGCTTGACGACCACATTACGTACGTGGGAAGTCAGGTTTTGAGCCTGCTCGGCGGCCGGACCCGGACCGGCCAGCACATCGGCCTCGTCGGCGTTGCACAGCAGCAGATCACAACCGCGTATCCAGGTCAGGAAGGCCTCGGCCCCCACCGCCCGCAGCGGAGCCGCCGAGGCCGCGTCGACGCTGGTGGTCAGGCCACGCTCGGTGGCGGCGGCCAGCGCCGCCAGGCCAGCCGCGCGTGAGCCGTCGTGCAGCAGGGGATAGCCGGAGAGGTGCAGGTGTACCGCGTCGGGGATGTCCAGGACCGCCGCCCGTACGCGGGCCGGGTCCA from the Paractinoplanes abujensis genome contains:
- a CDS encoding carbohydrate kinase family protein; translation: MIVVGDLVTDVLVAHGGPIESGSDTAAAITVGGGGQAANTAAWLAQSGQPVTLVAAVGDDPAGRERVAELAGAGVRCAVQTHPGAVTGSVVVLAGPEERTMITDRGASLLLDPARVRAAVLDIPDAVHLHLSGYPLLHDGSRAAGLAALAAATERGLTTSVDAASAAPLRAVGAEAFLTWIRGCDLLLCNADEADVLAGPGPAAEQAQNLTSHVRNVVVKQGGDGATWAARDGSVHSARPDRVPMRDPTGAGDAFAAGLLGTWITGSTPDEALEAGAVLGAAAVSRIGARPR